From the Planktothrix tepida PCC 9214 genome, one window contains:
- a CDS encoding type II toxin-antitoxin system VapC family toxin — protein sequence MRRVFADTGYWVALLNPKDELHQKARDLSKQMDLLYILTSEMVLAEVLNDFSKRGAFFRQAAIELIESLYNHPNVTVIQQSSSQFQEGLLLYKKRLDKEWSITDCVSFKIMEEYGITEALAYDKHFEQVGFIALLRD from the coding sequence ATGAGACGAGTTTTTGCAGATACGGGTTATTGGGTAGCTTTGCTAAACCCTAAAGACGAATTACATCAGAAAGCGCGAGATCTATCTAAGCAAATGGATTTGCTTTATATTTTGACCAGTGAAATGGTTTTAGCAGAAGTTTTGAATGATTTTTCTAAAAGGGGCGCGTTTTTTCGTCAGGCTGCGATTGAGTTAATTGAAAGTCTCTATAACCATCCTAATGTGACAGTAATTCAGCAAAGTAGTAGTCAGTTTCAGGAGGGGTTATTGTTGTACAAAAAAAGGCTAGATAAAGAATGGAGTATAACTGATTGCGTTTCTTTTAAAATAATGGAAGAATATGGCATTACAGAAGCTCTGGCTTATGATAAGCATTTTGAGCAGGTCGGTTTTATTGCTTTATTGCGAGATTGA
- a CDS encoding antitoxin family protein codes for MPKALKAIYQNGTFILKNPCNLPEGVEVELFVQSPQVISPQITDIDARQHFLKQLVERMQ; via the coding sequence ATGCCTAAAGCCTTGAAAGCAATTTATCAGAATGGCACATTTATTCTGAAAAACCCCTGTAACTTGCCTGAAGGGGTTGAAGTTGAGCTTTTTGTGCAGTCACCCCAAGTCATTTCACCCCAGATCACTGACATTGACGCTAGACAGCATTTTCTAAAGCAACTTGTAGAGAGAATGCAATAA